A window of Rufibacter sp. LB8 contains these coding sequences:
- a CDS encoding helix-turn-helix domain-containing protein, translating to METTMKPAHIGRKISRIRELRGIKQEVLAQELGVSQQTVSRMEASETVEEDILAKVAKILGVQPEAIKNFSEEAVFNIIGNTYHDSSTSLHYQCTFNPIDKIVALYDEKIALLERLLESEREKTEFLKGRN from the coding sequence ATGGAAACGACTATGAAACCAGCACATATTGGCCGTAAGATCAGCCGCATCCGGGAACTGCGAGGCATTAAGCAGGAAGTCCTGGCCCAGGAGCTGGGCGTGAGCCAGCAGACAGTGTCCCGGATGGAAGCCAGCGAAACGGTGGAGGAAGATATACTGGCGAAAGTGGCTAAGATTTTAGGCGTTCAGCCTGAAGCCATTAAGAACTTTAGCGAAGAGGCGGTTTTTAATATTATCGGTAATACTTACCACGACAGCTCCACCTCATTACATTATCAGTGTACTTTCAATCCAATTGATAAAATTGTTGCCCTTTATGATGAAAAGATTGCTTTGTTGGAGCGACTTTTAGAGAGTGAGAGGGAGAAAACAGAGTTTTTGAAGGGACGAAACTAA
- a CDS encoding RNA-binding domain-containing protein, with protein sequence MDVDDLYRLLVKLTDLPNENEWVEFKENNGDPESVGERLSAISNSASIHNQSYGYLVYGVNDNDHSIVGTSFTPTREKRGNELIEHWIAQRLNPRIDFRIYEFDFDGKSIAIFEIPAAIDRPVQFQHISYIRIGSVTRKLRDFPEKEKKIWRKEINNQFEQGLATKTISGEDVVRLLDVQTYFDLLNLPLPSTRDAILKKLLSDKFVVKDGNYFNITNLGAILFAKSLQDFDRLARKAIRVIQYEGKNKLNTLKDQPGVKGYASGFLGLIDYINDKLPSNEEVGKAFRETVRMYPEIAIRELVANALIHQDFHETGSGPIVEIYIDRIEITNPGTPIITTDRFIDEYQSRNEALASFMRRVGICEEKGSGIDKVVAQAELFQLPAPNFQGLIKNTKVTLYAYQTLNEMDKTDKIRACYQHSCLKYVSNERMTNQTLRERFAIESHNYSTASRIIDDTKQAGLIKDYDPENKSRKHARYLPFWA encoded by the coding sequence ATGGATGTTGATGACCTCTACAGATTATTAGTTAAACTAACGGATCTGCCTAATGAAAACGAATGGGTTGAATTCAAAGAAAACAATGGTGATCCGGAATCTGTCGGAGAAAGGCTCTCTGCTATTTCTAATAGCGCCAGTATTCATAATCAGTCATATGGGTACCTGGTCTACGGCGTTAATGATAACGATCATTCGATTGTTGGAACTTCCTTTACTCCAACTAGAGAGAAAAGGGGTAATGAACTAATCGAACATTGGATCGCGCAGCGGCTTAATCCTAGAATTGATTTTAGGATTTATGAATTCGATTTTGACGGTAAATCAATCGCCATCTTTGAAATTCCTGCGGCTATAGACAGGCCTGTTCAGTTCCAGCATATTTCATATATCAGGATTGGGAGTGTTACAAGAAAACTTAGAGATTTCCCTGAAAAGGAGAAAAAAATCTGGAGAAAGGAAATTAATAACCAGTTCGAGCAAGGTTTGGCAACAAAAACGATTTCTGGCGAAGATGTTGTCCGGCTTCTTGATGTTCAAACCTATTTTGATCTTTTAAACTTACCTCTCCCTTCAACAAGAGATGCTATTTTAAAAAAGCTTCTATCCGACAAGTTTGTTGTAAAAGATGGCAATTATTTTAACATTACTAATTTAGGTGCAATTCTATTTGCAAAATCCCTACAGGATTTTGATAGGTTAGCTAGAAAGGCTATTAGAGTTATCCAATATGAGGGCAAGAACAAGCTCAACACTCTTAAAGATCAACCTGGTGTAAAAGGATATGCGTCCGGTTTCCTTGGGTTAATAGATTATATAAACGACAAACTACCATCAAATGAAGAGGTAGGAAAGGCTTTCAGAGAGACAGTAAGGATGTATCCTGAAATTGCTATTAGGGAACTTGTAGCAAATGCTTTGATCCATCAAGACTTTCATGAAACGGGGTCTGGTCCAATAGTTGAAATTTATATTGACAGAATAGAAATTACCAATCCTGGTACACCTATTATAACCACAGATAGGTTTATTGATGAATATCAGTCTCGTAATGAGGCACTCGCATCTTTTATGCGGAGAGTAGGCATCTGCGAGGAAAAAGGGAGTGGAATTGACAAGGTAGTTGCTCAGGCTGAGCTATTCCAATTGCCAGCCCCAAATTTTCAAGGCCTTATAAAGAATACTAAAGTGACTCTATATGCTTATCAAACATTAAATGAGATGGATAAAACAGATAAAATTAGGGCCTGTTATCAACATTCTTGTTTGAAGTATGTATCTAATGAAAGAATGACAAATCAGACTCTTAGAGAAAGATTTGCTATTGAAAGCCATAACTATTCAACTGCTTCTCGGATTATTGATGATACTAAACAAGCTGGACTTATTAAGGATTATGATCCAGAAAATAAATCGAGGAAGCATGCTAGGTATCTTCCATTCTGGGCGTAG
- a CDS encoding DUF2321 domain-containing protein has protein sequence MSSYHDVMQVCLNGHVSTARYNSNPHSRKNYCISCEERTITNCQNPECRALIPGDVIHSNIAILGGFGPVAPKICDVCGQKFPWYEQRKKADEEYIAANKRRAEEEKQQSRLAALKSIEVTVQGHGNVINLGSMVDNVISNSQKLSKAGEEGVAEALKALSNAIERSSALVENEKKKYLEQLTVLSEQAIIPENERLPKSVLQPLISFGLGTLGAASDLSQVWSTWEPVLTGFFLS, from the coding sequence ATGAGTTCTTACCACGATGTAATGCAGGTCTGCCTAAATGGCCATGTATCGACTGCTAGGTACAATTCCAACCCACATTCAAGGAAAAATTACTGTATTAGCTGCGAGGAGCGTACCATCACAAATTGTCAGAATCCAGAATGCAGGGCTCTGATTCCCGGTGATGTGATTCATTCAAATATAGCTATTCTGGGCGGCTTCGGGCCTGTCGCACCAAAAATATGCGACGTATGCGGACAGAAATTCCCATGGTACGAGCAAAGAAAGAAAGCAGACGAAGAATACATAGCTGCAAACAAGCGGAGAGCGGAGGAAGAAAAGCAGCAGAGTAGGTTGGCTGCATTGAAATCTATAGAAGTTACTGTACAAGGCCACGGGAACGTCATCAACCTTGGTTCAATGGTAGACAATGTAATCTCAAATTCCCAAAAACTTTCCAAGGCTGGAGAAGAAGGAGTTGCTGAAGCCTTAAAAGCTCTGTCAAATGCCATTGAGAGGTCAAGTGCGTTAGTTGAAAATGAGAAAAAGAAGTATTTAGAGCAGTTGACCGTTTTGAGCGAGCAAGCGATAATACCCGAAAATGAACGATTGCCAAAATCGGTTTTGCAGCCTCTTATTAGCTTTGGCTTGGGAACATTGGGAGCAGCAAGTGATCTTTCCCAAGTTTGGAGTACATGGGAACCCGTTTTGACCGGTTTTTTTCTCTCTTGA
- a CDS encoding IS5 family transposase, protein MESQYRKLTDSQWEAMKSSLPTDRKRLHSLRVIADTIFYVLRVGCQWRNLPQGCFPKWQLVYYYFRLWKSDGTLERLNWALNMRERRRQGKADSPSMVSIDSQSVKAGPFISQETGVDGNKKVNGRKRHVVTDTLGLVWGVVVHGANRADGALARRVVEPMKGYLHRMEKILADAAYQKGFMAWVEESLLGVELEVSSKPPGTEGFAPVRWRWVTERAFGMFSFFSRLDKDHEKTTESAESWVLWQNCQVILNRLG, encoded by the coding sequence ATGGAATCCCAGTACAGGAAATTGACTGACTCGCAATGGGAGGCGATGAAGTCATCGCTGCCCACTGATAGGAAACGTCTGCACAGCCTTCGGGTTATAGCGGACACCATATTTTACGTGCTTCGCGTGGGATGCCAGTGGCGGAACCTGCCGCAGGGGTGTTTCCCCAAGTGGCAGCTGGTGTACTACTACTTCCGCCTATGGAAGTCGGACGGCACGCTGGAGAGGCTTAACTGGGCCCTGAACATGCGGGAGCGGAGAAGGCAGGGCAAGGCGGACTCGCCCAGCATGGTCAGCATTGACAGCCAGTCGGTTAAGGCAGGCCCGTTCATCTCACAGGAGACAGGCGTGGACGGCAACAAGAAGGTCAACGGGCGGAAGCGGCACGTGGTCACCGACACGCTAGGCCTGGTGTGGGGCGTGGTGGTGCACGGGGCCAACAGGGCGGACGGGGCCCTGGCCCGCAGGGTGGTGGAGCCGATGAAGGGCTACCTGCACCGCATGGAGAAGATACTGGCCGACGCCGCCTACCAGAAGGGCTTCATGGCCTGGGTGGAGGAAAGTTTGCTGGGCGTGGAGTTGGAGGTGTCATCCAAGCCGCCGGGAACGGAGGGTTTCGCCCCTGTGAGGTGGAGGTGGGTCACGGAGCGGGCCTTCGGCATGTTCTCCTTCTTCAGCAGGCTCGACAAAGACCACGAGAAAACGACCGAAAGCGCCGAAAGTTGGGTGCTTTGGCAGAACTGCCAAGTTATTCTCAATCGTTTGGGCTGA